A genomic region of Pelodiscus sinensis isolate JC-2024 chromosome 1, ASM4963464v1, whole genome shotgun sequence contains the following coding sequences:
- the LOC102460637 gene encoding olfactory receptor 52E2-like, with protein sequence MADSNTTQFTNPSTFILLGIPGLEWAHVWIAIPFCFMYVITILANVTILFIVKTEPSLHEPMYYFLCMLAITDLVLSTATLPKILSNFWFNSREIEFSACLTQLFFVHSFALIESGICVSMAFDRYVAICHPLRHSTILNNSMMAKIGLAVLLRGVLLALPYPFLARHWPYCRTNVIAYTHCEHMDVVKLACADVRVSSYYGLFVLFCRVGLDLLFIAVSYILILRAIFRLPTKEARLKTFGTCISHLCVILTFYTPNLFSSLTTRFGFNIPLHFYILIANIYLLVPPMLNPIIYGVRTKQIRDRLLRLVMPKGT encoded by the coding sequence ATGGCAGATTCCAACACAACCCagttcaccaacccctccaccttcatcctgctgggtaTTCCTGGCCTGGAGTGGGCCCATGTCTGGATCGCCATCCCCTTCTGCTTCATGTACGTCATAACCATCTTGGCGAATGTCACCATCCTATTCATCGTGAAGACAGagccaagcctccatgagcccatgtactatttcctctgcatgctggccatcaccgacctggtcctgtccacggCTACTTTACCCAAAATATTGAGCaatttctggttcaattccagggagattgagttcagtgcctgcctcacccagctgtTTTTCGTTCATTCCTTCGCACTGATTGAGTCTGGAATCTGTGTGTCCATGGcttttgatcgctacgtggccatctgccatcccctgagacattccaccatcctaaATAACTCCATGATGGCCAAGATCGGCCTGGCCGTTTTGCTGCGAGGTGTCCTGCTTGCACTGCCGTATCCCTTCCTGGCAAGACACTGGCCATATTGTAGAACCAACGTCATTGCCTACACGCACTGTGAGCACATGGatgtggtgaagctggcctgcgcCGACGTCCGTGtcagtagttactacggcctctttgtgctATTCTGTAGGGTTGGTCTGGATTTGCTCTTTATTGCTGTGTCCTACATTCTTAttctcagggccatcttccgcctcccTACAAAGGaagcccggctcaagacttttgggacctgcattTCTCACCTCTGTGTCATCTTAACATTTTACACTCCAAATCTCTTTTCCTCCCTCACGACTCGCTTTGGCTTCAATATACCCCTGCATTTCTACATTCTGATTGCCAACATTTACCTCCTGGTGCCAcccatgctaaaccccatcatctatggagtaaggaccaaacagatccgggacaggctgctccgGCTTGTTATGCCGAAAGGAACCTAA